From the genome of Vigna angularis cultivar LongXiaoDou No.4 chromosome 11, ASM1680809v1, whole genome shotgun sequence, one region includes:
- the LOC108332440 gene encoding sodium/calcium exchanger NCL: protein MRTMLKVGCFTLFAFLVAFNVDCRSLRPSFSDGVDAVQPHESYLQLVDQKVQSSSDEHYCKQMYGFLPCSSNILGHLFLILVYEYLLFHGESYLAAGGEQIFKILGPGVFGASAFDILGAVPESLILVVTGLSSDKEIAQEYASTGVGLLAGSSILLLTVVWGTCVIIGKQKLINDSNFDGSHSSRRGITKSLTGYGITMDVDTRQMAIIMVFSVIPLVIMQIPHLFHFSSAASNVTLMVALIVAVTFLISYFIYQVFKPQIEKTRLEYIKHDDLILRIFQRVEKQTLQKILADDGTPNVSAISGLYHEISQHGGKDLLASEVKELFFGNKLTDTNIKEEQIADLLKVFDRNGDQIITKEEFVTGLTEYINQTKHALDRQYLPKQSLNKMYQTFIKPWIEHVRKERELKEHLISEVLKHAQNDMVGRLQNDDGTPDKTAIRRLFEEIDVNRDNHISRSELERVVKDIHFNKFVDAEEAVAKLAQDLDVNRDDEISETEFIEGFAKWMNSNSSQAAKSKSSSQGNHQTWEDVEKVMEENPTNGASAWLTAIGYVVLGVTMLALLAEPLIASVQQFSEEAGISSFFISFILVPLATNFREATSAIKEASHKKSSNTSQTIYEIYGAVFMNNILGFVVISILIYIREITWQFSADVLVVAIVCAVMGLAATFRPTFPLWTSFAAYFMYLIALLLVFLLKDVLNYV from the exons ATGAGAACCATGTTGAAAGTTGGATGCTTCACTTTGTTTGCTTTTTTAGTGGCATTTAATGTCGATTGCCGTTCTCTTCGCCCTAGTTTTTCTGATGGGGTTGATGCTGTTCAACCCCACGAGTCTTATCTGCAACTCGTGGACCAAAAGGTTCAATCTTCTTCTGATGAGCATTACTGTAAGCAAATGTACGGGTTCTTGCCTTGTTCCAGTAACATTCTTGGCCATCTTTTCCTCATTTTAGTTTATGAGTACTTGTTGTTCCATGGAGAGTCGTATTTGGCTGCTGGAGGTGAGCAAATCTTCAAGATTCTTGGCCCTGGTGTTTTTGGTGCTAGTGCCTTTGATATTCTTGGGGCAGTTCCAGAGTCCTTAATTCTTGTTG TTACAGGACTTTCCAGTGACAAGGAGATTGCACAAGAGTATGCTTCCACTGGTGTTGGTTTGTTGGCGGGATCATCCATCTTACTTCTAACAGTAGTGTGGGGAACATGTGTTATCATTGGCAAACAAAAGTTGATAAATGATTCTAACTTTGATGGCTCACATTCATCAAGGAGAGGAATAACAAAATCACTAACTG GTTATGGTATCACTATGGATGTAGATACTAGACAGATGGCAATAATCATGGTTTTCTCAGTTATACCACTTGTCATAATGCAGATTCCCCATTTGTTCCACTTCTCTTCTGCAGCAAGCAATGTGACCTTGATGGTTGCTCTTATAGTAGCTGTTACATTTCTTATCTCATACTTCATTTACCAG GTCTTTAAACCTCAGATTGAGAAAACTAGACTGGAGTATATTAAGCATGATGACTTAATATTAAGAATTTTTCAACGTGTTGAGAAACAAACTCTGCAAAAGATTCTGGCTGATGATGGAACTCCCAATGTGTCTGCAATAAGTGG GTTGTATCATGAAATTAGCCAGCACGGGGGCAAGGACTTGTTAGCTTCTGAAGTTAAAGAACTGTTCTTTGGGAACAAATTGACTGACACAAATATCAAAGAAGAACAGATAGCAGACTTGTTAAAAGTTTTTGACAGAAATGGTGACCAAATTATAACCAAGGAAGAGTTTGTCACTGGTTTAACAGAATACATTAACCAAACAAAGCATGCCTTGGATAGACAATACCTTCCAAAACAATCTTTGAACAAAATGTATCAG ACTTTTATCAAGCCATGGATTGAACACGTGAGAAAGGAACGTGAATTGAAGGAACATCTTATATCTGAAGTCTTAAAGCATGCTCAGAATGATATGGTTGGCAGGCTGCAGAATGATGATGGTACACCTGACAAAACTGCAATCAGAAG GCTGTTTGAGGAAATTGATGTCAACAGGGATAACCACATTTCAAGATCTGAACTGGAAAGAGTAGTAAAGGACATCCACTTTAACAAGTTTGTAGATGCTGAGGAGGCAGTTGCAAAACTTGCTCAAGATCTTGATGTCAACCgagatgatgaaattagtgaGACCGAGTTTATTGAAGGTTTTGCAAAATGGATGAACTCAAATTCCAGCCAAGCTGCTAAATCAAAATCTTCATCTCAGGGAAATCATCAA ACCTGGGAAGATGTTGAAAAGGTAATGGAAGAGAATCCAACCAATGGCGCTTCTGCATGGTTGACGGCTATTGGATATGTGGTGTTGGGGGTTACTATGCTGGCTCTTCTTGCAGAACCTTTAATAGCTAGTGTTCAACAATTCTCTGAAGAAGCAGGAATTTCATCGTTTTTCATCTCATTCATTTTAGTCCCCCTGGCTACAAATTTTAGAGAAGCAACCTCAGCAATCAAAGAAGCTAGCCATAAGAAGAGCAGCAATACTTCTCAGACAATATACGAG ATTTATGGTGCAGTGTTCATGAACAACATTTTGGGCTTTGTGGTGATCTCTATTCTGATATACATTCGTGAGATCACTTGGCAATTCTCAGCTGATGTACTGGTTGTGGCAATAGTTTGTGCAGTAATGGGCCTCGCTGCTACTTTTCGCCCCACTTTTCCTCTTTGGACATCCTTCGCTGCATACTTCATGTACCTCAT